cttaacagtagaacgctttacactaaaataccgaaactcttaacattgccatcaatcatcagtatagcccatttagagcaggtaaaaattttatgaaatacgcatagtttttcagaaatgttttgatctaacaaaaaggtacattaatcattaattaaaactgcattatcagttttctgaaaatcacttcaaaaacttttcaaaactccgacgaactttctgccagcaattagtccaaaacaaggtttaaccaatttcttagcaattgtacaaaattcaaatttagaatacattCTCACGAATGCTCggttaactcttttgatgctagaaacatactccaatcattaaaaccctttgaaatacacctaaagtccttaaaactaagatttcgcataggtgcccgctttttttgcaaaagagtgtatgtagaattgtagatgttCCGGAAAAGttgagtacctatataataataaactagGTAGAGTGGATAaagcactaaaattattttacctgtttacagtgtttttattaaaacgaaaaataatacAAGAGAAATAGTAAATTTTCATATAAACAtcctttaactttaaaaaaaatgttggcgCCTTTGAATAAAACTGCCGtaatatattttcacatttaattaaatggtAATATTTGCTCTTATAAACAAATAGGAACTTGACTCTACATAACGCATATGCATAACTAATAGACATGATAGAAATTAACGTTTAAAATCATTGTATATCgtaattaggtaagtatttagttAATGCACTTATAGTCGGGGAGTATACAAATCCATAAAATGTTAAGGAAAAAAGTTGTCCGATCTAAAACGTGACCGCAGCATGTCCCACAGTTCGAATTGCCACGCTAGGACCCCTAGCCATTAGTCCCTCCTGTAATACTTATGTACCGGACATCCCAGCCTTGCTCGCAATTTTGTAGCGGGATTCGCTCTCTCCCTTGTACCTACTCTATAGTTAGATCAGTTGTCATACCAACAGAAAAGTGTCACGATCCCCAATAACAGCCAGATTTGTCTAGGAATTTGGAAGGCACTTTGAGTATTGATAGCTAAGCTCTAGAAGACACAGTTCTGGTCGATATCTTCAACCGGTTGACAGTTTCTGTGGTAATATTTTATATCCTGTCGCCTTTTTAAATCCTACTTCTTGTTAGGATGTATGACTCTTTCACTCAAAAACGACTTATTCGATTTGGATGAAACTTTGTTATACAGATTAATAATCTGTAGTagtaataaaaagtagcctaatttaggctactttttattagtttttgagttaattAATACCTTATAAAAAACGCGTTCTCCATCTAAATTTGAGACCGCTGAATGATCTTGAAAATTGATCATGAAAATAATGATCGGACTTAATTTGATAGACAACATTAGATTAGGTAAAATTGGCTAACTGTCCGATTAAACAGTTTTGTTTGATTTCTGCAAACAATAGTTAATATCTTTTCAGTTACAACTGTGAATGAAGACTGCACGAATATAGTTATATAATATCAACCTGCTAATTCTATCCAATAATAAAAAAGGAGGTACCTAGATTATGATAGTTGGTTTCACCGTTAAGCTTATTCAGATTCCAGTAGCGCTTCTTATCCTCGTGGAATGCCGTGAAACTTACAccaacaataatatattttattttgttatgaatgAAAAATGTTGCATATGAGCTATGTAAGAAATATGcatattaaaaattttaattttcaatgatGGCGCGCAGGCGACGGCTGCAACGTTCCAGGCAAAGCAGAAAATTATAAAGCACAGAAAAACACTGCGTTCAAAAACACGATGTGTGTTGGTAGACAGCTTTGTTAAATAGCTAAATTGTAAAAGGctcttattttttgttatcaTAATGAATACTAATATATTGCATCATGATATTGCCATTAACAATTTGTGTAAACgtttacaacaaattaaaacgaTTTCAGAACGAACGGAATGTCTTCTTCGTCGGCCATGTTTTGCACAACAACATCACGTCGCATAGTAAACGTCAACCATTCGTTTACGAATTTCGGAAAATATCCAAATATTAGcttttattaaatcaatttgtttttattttgcaatttaattaaatgtcaaaatgaATCGAGCTGAGGGGTTGGTGCAACGAAGAAACGTAAACGTAAATAAGGACAATGCAGAATTAAAGGAAAACCACGACGTCGATGATAAGAAAAATGATAAAAGTTATGATGACGGGGATTCAAAGGAAACACGATTGACACTAATGGAAGAAGTATTACTTTTAGGATTAAAGGACAAAGAGGTAAGGACTTTCTTCGGCCGATGTGAACGAAGTGATGAAATGAGAATGTCGTGATCATTCAATCtcatatgatgatgatttcagGGTTACACATCATTTTGGAATGATTGCATATCCAGCGGCTTGAGAGGATGTATTTTAATCGAACTTGGCCTGAGAGGCCGCGTAGAATTAGAACGAGCTGGTATGCGTAGAAAGGGATTGTTATCTAGAAAAGTAATAGTTAAATCAGGTAAGAGAAAGGTTTAATTAATCTTAATTGCTCATTATTTTTCTTCGTATTTTATGcatgttatgattattttatgagaatttaaaaaatatatatctcaAAAGTTCATTGACTGCTGTATGTTAGACTCAGTGCTAGTAGTAAGGATGGAAAGTAGTTATTTTGTTCACAAAATAACTGATTATTGATTATATCATTAATGTTTTCTCAATTAGTCATGCAATCTGCCATCACTGCACATGAACTGTGTGTGATAATTCAAATTACATGGTTTGGGCTATTCCCATAAACACATTAggatttgtgttattttagctTAGAATTCAAATGATGTTTAgtaaaaacttaattacaaaaaatataacactcCTGGGCACAATCGAGTAAATACAGGAGAATgtattgtctttctttaatataTGTGAATATGTTGAGGAAATTAACATATCTAtagtagtattttttacaaaacctGCTTTTGCAAATTCCTTTACAGATACGCCCACAGGTGATGTTTTGCTAGACGAGGCTTTGAAACACATGAAAGAGACAGAGCCACCAGAAACAGTGCAAAGTTGGATAGAATACCTAAGCGGTCAGTATCATTATGTGCATTAATGGCTATAATGTAGATGTGGAAGAATATACAGAGGGtgaatgtcaaaaaaaaatcctcctttaaaattGTATAGAGATGATATAATGTGTCTGGCGTGCAAGGTACTTTAAGATATTACATTACATAGTTCTCATCTGATGTACAATATAATGAATTTCAAGCTatcatttcataattttttattgcaatCAAGATCAGGCGTAGAAAAAGCTATAAAACCTAGACCAGTGTGTATTTCATAACTCATAAGTAAAACAAACTATTGCACTAGGCACTCATAGAGTGAGAGTGGTGTAATATAAACAATGGGTATATATAGACTGCATGCTATAGTCTTGTTAATGTTTGCCCTAGATTGAAACGGTAATGTCATAACATGTGGTGTGCGAACTTGTCTTGTgactttgaataattaattaactaacatAAATTCCAAACTTTCAGGTGAAACATGGAATcccatgaaattaaaatatcaactgAAGAATGTCCGTGAAAGGCTGGCAAAAAATCTTGTTGAAAAAGGAGTTTTGACAACAGAAAAGCAGAACTTCTTGCTGTTTGATATGACTACTCATCCACTGACCGACAATGTCGTCAAATGTCGCTTGGTCAAAAAGGTAATAAAAAGGCACATTTTACTCATAGTTACTGTTATCAATTGAATATGATATATTGATAGTATTACTTCCTACAATTATAATAGAGTTGTTTACATGATTTGATAATAAATTTCCTTTTGGAATAATTGATTTTATGTGTAgatttaagattaattttatatgtactCTAACACATTAGTATCACACATTATATTGTGTAACCAAAAGTTgtcattttctaaaataagtttttactgATAATATGATGATTGATTAGAAAATAAGTTGACTATGTTGCTATAAACATATTTCCTCTTTGTAAAAGTGTCTGTTGCTGTTTTGAATACTATTTGCATTATGTTTCATAAAACACAAACAGGTGAATTTTttcaaaacaacttttttatgaatatgtaaGCAAAGTCAGTGTTGGAGTAAAAGTTATTCCAAACAAACAACAGGTATATAAGTATTAACGTTGACATGCATGGTTGCAGGTGCAGGAAGCGGCGCTGCGGCGCTCGATCACGGACGTGGCGCACGCGGACAAGCGGTCGCTGGCGCTGCTGATGCTGGCGCACTCGGCCGACGTGCTGGAGAACGCCTTCGCGCCGCTGTCGGACGAGGACTACGAGCTGGCCACGCGGCGTGTACGCGCGCTGCTAGATCTAGACTTCGAGGCCGAAGCCATGCGCCCAGATGCCTGCGAAATTATGTGGGCGGTGTTTGCGGCGTTCACTAAATAGCGGTAACGTGTGTCGTCATCACTGTTGGCAACTAGAAAATGGTAAATTTGTGTtggattaaaataatacttttagcccattttgtaaaatctaaaacgaatataaataaacatgattccctttaaaatatcaagcatagaaattaataataataacatggcaatagattttttttataataatggttTAAAGGGTTATTGAGAGTGTTACAGATAAAATGaatttgtacaaataaatcatacatgtatgtaatattgttaactgtttcaatttctttaccagtattaaattatttcattcagaTCATGAACACAAATATGGGAGGGTAGTATATTGAGAAATATCTATAATTGAAACTATACAACATTCATAGTCATTTAAAACATTGtcatataattatgattttattttcatataagtgtagtttctaaaattattttgtcttaTATATTAGCACAAAAGTTTGCCTTAACTTATTTGATGTCTAAATAGTTTCTGTTTAAGCTGGTACAGCTGGACGATTGCAGGATTTGCAATGATTGCTTTAAAGGATTTAATTTgccattttgtatgtaaatgtctATCGTCACAGGTGCTAGGAAGGGTAGGCGGGTTGATTTCAGACACTGATCTGAAGGGAGTGGGAATAGGGTAGACCTACTCACTGTGATATACAGCTGCAATAAAGTGTATTAtctgtttatattaaaaatgccTTTAACTTACACATTAGTACATAAATTGCCTGCGACACTGTATAAGGCGAATATGTTATTCACGTGTTATTGGCACCAACTGTACTAGTTTACACAAGCTTgcgtattattttgtattgataTAGTGTAACGAAATGtttgttgaaatttttaattagtaggtttttgtatatttatgtatgttgatctgcttttcagtaataaattggataacagtttattaaatgtatatttaaattatataatgttCTTTATTACTAAATGTCCATAATTGATGTTATACATTTGTTTTAGTGTtttgttatacattttataattattcaaattgtgtCTGAAGTGTGAAATATAGTAAGTGCCCAGTAAAATTATTTGGATCTAGAACTAAAACTCGGAATGAAAGGTAATAAATAGAACATTTCTACACACCttcattttacaataatttatactttCCCTCCATAGTTTCATAAGATCTCATGCACCCGTCGTGAGCTATAAGTTTGAAAGTTACATTAATATATCCCATGCTTCATATAAAATCCTGCTTCAtataaatttgaaattatgagaCATTATCGAAGGTTTAAGTAGAGATGAAGATATTTATAAGTTTGTTGCTTATAACCTTTCATTTCGCGTTATAACACTAATTTGACTGGGCTATCTGCAAAGTTCTTTCTAGCATGAACGAAGAGAGTGCATGTTTTGTGGACACTTAATTAATGATAAATATGATAATATTCAGGGATAAATTTTATATGTggaataaattattgtgtttgtGCTAAACGAATCACTAACATGTGGATTATTTTAGTGTCAAATGTACGAAAATTCTACCACTGGGATCGAAATGAAGTTATTTGCGCATAGAAAGGTTAGCACGCGAGGTTAGTTCCCCAGTTTACTTTTAAGTCGAtagctcttttgttttatcataattttaattaaactttagttatacatgattataatatacctaataacgTGTGAAACATTTTAATTGTGCTTGCCATAAATGAAGCAATAGTGTAATTACAGCTCATTTGTGACAAGTGTCTAATGTAAAATTTGCCTGTTCCAATTGATTAAACTGAATACCATTTCCTGCGGGAAGTATAACAAAATCATACAAATGTGACACAGACGCGCCTTTATTTATTGGCTATCTTGTTTGCGTTTGTACTTTTGAGGTTCCCAATCAATGAAGGGTGAGGTAACTCGAAGGTACGTTGAGACAGGAATAAATTACTGATCACTACACaatgtttatatacattttttgaTGATACGATGTATGGTTTACATGCGATTCTTATAATCAAGTTTAGTATATAAGTTACTATTTAGATTTgggtttgtatataaataacggTATTATTTTGGTTTGTATATTACCATAAAGCCGCAACTATAAAAGTTGAGAAGAAATTCAAAAGTGATGGAGACATGTATAAAATTAaggtaaataactatgtatCATACACATACTATAGTATTTAGAAAATTACTCAAATATATTCCTTAGTAAATATTATAAGCACTTTTTACTTGAAGTACGTCGTACACGAAAGTTGACcttttatataatatcattGACCCACTGGAGAGTAGGTCACGCACGATGGTCACGCAGAGCTTTGACTGACGCGAACCATGTCTGCTTTATAACGCCGTATCCATCGCCCccaaataaatactataaaataaacatcgCATCTATACCATAAGTATTGAGGTGAATGGTGCATCCATATCTATCTAATCCTATTTGTATCcgatatgtattttatttagccTATTtaggttaggtacctatattatttgtgGGTACTCGCAAAACGTGAAACCGTTAATTggggttaaaaaaataataatgcataaataatatttttatatgttttattaaaaactcacACTTCTGCCTTCGCACGGTGGATAAGTCTTGTATCTCTTTATATGACATAATTTCAATAACAGTAATTCAGTACACATCTCGACATTCTACTTGTGTGCAAGATTTTTCGATTTCGTAGGGATATTGTCAGACAAAATTACAATTGTGAAATAGCGCAATACACATCTAGCATTGTGGGTGCTATTCTAATGTCAATATGATTGTATTTATATAGGATCATTTAGTGTTATCTAACAAACAGTTTCCGGCCTTATTCCGGTGACACGACACTGCCAATATATCAGTCACAGCTAGCTGGTTCAAATAGCTATTTAATAGAACAGCTGGATCTTTGAATGAACAACGACATTCAATCACACGTCtagctttaaaattaaataactaagGCGCTCAAATTGATCAACAATATAGCTGATTGATTCGCCAATTGACTGCTTTTTCTTTCGGTCAAAATTGTAGCTGTTTCATTGCACGTCTATTTTAACCAGATGGCTACGACATATCTACTATAAAGAATCGatcatttttattacttatcttCTAATGATGTAAATTTTAGCATTGAATAAAATACCGAATTTACAAAATACTGaatcattaaaatgtataatgGATGTGTCACTGTCACTAAAATGTGCtcattagttaattaattagtttaggGTTATTTTATTAAGGTGTTGTAAAATTATTGACTTAGGCCGGAAATCATTATAACACATACCATCTAATTAACATGTTTATCAACCCTTACAAATTATAGACCAATggcagtaataaattaatcaaaaaaattGTGCAATGAATTACATTAACTTACATAATTTACGGATAAATCGTCTactctttaaaatattgatttatgtaGTTAAAAGGGATAATGCTAGTAACAGATAAtgcaagtaaaaaaaacaattatttcactCCTCGACATTACTTCTATAGATTTACCGGTTGGTTCTCTTTCTCACAGCCCAATGACTCAAGTCCTTTCATTTATTCCACGATACTATACTTAATGCATTATTTCTAACTATAACGTACTTACATCTACAATGCtggtgtttaaaataaataaataatcttataaataacACATAGTGGCTGTCGTTACCCTAAAGCGTTTACATGTTTACATGGCAGACctaaatgtttatatttcagtAACATTAGGTTCTAAAACTAAGTTTAAACTAACACAAATGCTCGTTTGACTTTTAGCCCAAAGATGAGAATGTAGAACATAATTGGACCGCGACTTAATCTGCACGAGTAGGTATACACTTAAccctaaataattaaaacataactcACCTAATGTTTTATTCGAATAAATTCTCCAATAGAGGCTGATAAAAGAACGGAGTAGTCGGCgaacaaaactaattttaactttaatatggCATCATGTTCCTGGCAATATTCAAAATGcaatgttataataaaagttataacACACAGTAATAATATCAGCATCaggattgaaaaaaaataacaatttgattaacgtagaaaataataaaaaagtgaatttatttaGTAGGTAGTATTGATATGAATTAGGTAATAGAATTATGTGAACTTAATAATATTCGGGAGTTTGGATATTTTTGGTATTCGTGAAAATTCATTGAACATTCTAATACTGGGATAAAGCGTATTGAGATCGTATGTGAATTTATATGGTGGAAGTGGAAGGTGTCCTGGCGGCAGCCCGCTGTCACCACGCCTCCGTGTAGCGAATGTCGTACTCCTGGAGGTGGGGCAGGCGCTGCCGCAGCACTTCGAAAGCCTCGGCCGACAACTTGGTGCTGTTCAGGTTTAGACGCCGTAAGTTCGAGAGACCTGAAacattttattcagttttattgAATCTTCATTTTGCTTACACGGATTACAGTTTAGTTTTGAATAATGAATGAGCAATGATTGTGTGATGTTCAGTCACCTCAAGTAGTCAAACAAGtcaaacaaaatacttaatacttaaaAGAGCGAAGtattaagttaattatgtttattaccaCGCTTCACTTTCTCTGTTATCATGTCGGAACAGTTTAACAGAATCTTGTGAAAATAACCACTTGTTCAgttccatcctccgagccttttcatCACAATAATCAGTTTTTTTACACTTTACATActttaaattcttatttttcttaGAGATATCTAATTGATGATTACCTGATAATGCCTCTATTCCCTTGTCCGAGACAGGCGTTTCGCACAAGTTGAGGACCTGAAGCTTTGGAAGATGCTCAGCAATTAGCTGCACACCACTATCGCCGAACTTTGTAGCCCACAGGTTCAAGTAGCGAAGAGATGGCAACTGTGGGACAAGTATTGCGTCAAAATCATCGtggaaatgttaattttaaggATAAAATGATGAAAGAAGGATATAATGACGTAGAtactgtattttgtaaatatgttttttttcctcGCAGTGTGTCGTGCGTCAGTAATTTGCACATAGGTAGGTTACCTTAATGAGGTGATGAGCACAGGCACTGGTGACGCTAGTGAAGGCGAGCGAGAGGCACTCGAGGTTGCCGAGGGCACCGGCGGCCAGCAGCTCGGCGACGTCAGCGTCCGTCGCGCGGACCGGCAGCGCTAGACGCCGAGGACCACCTTCGGATTGCTGgaagaaatataaaatgacgtctattataataatttgcatAATTATAATCTTTCATAGACAGGTTTTCTAGATGCCATGCTAAGTCCGCAAAAGGACGTCAGATAGgtgtacctatatacctattcTCGAGGTGTTTTGAACTCACCAGTCGTTGAAGGTTCTGCTGTCTTTCACACAAATCCTTATAATACTTCTGGCCAAGCTCGGTGCCTTGCAGAGCAGCAATGATTTCTAACTGAGTTTGCTCGCCAGTCGTCACTTCCCactccaaaaataaacatagagcCTCTATAGCACCTGGCTGTAAGTATAAAAACAAGTTACTTCTGGAACTCATAAACGTTTtctattttggaaaataaagaaaatagaaactTACGTGAGCAGTTAGAGCGACCAGAACAAAATCGGGCAGTTGTTTGCTCATACTCTGTAGAAAACTTTTCCTTTTACAGCAACAATTTAATAGACTTCCAAGCTGAAAAACAACGGTCACTGTTAACTTCTTATTTTTAGAAACAATATCTACATAAGCCACGCCTAGTGGCTGGACTGATTTATGACTTACCATATCTCCCCAAATCTGACACAAGTCTTCATTAGGCAGTGCCAGTTGCGGGTCTGATGGTGCGGCTGCTCTCAGCCATGACGGTGGGCAGAGCCTAGCGGCTCGGGCGGGAGCTACGCATGCATGAGCGGCACAGCGAGGGTCATGGGCTAATGCGTTCAGCAGTTTGCCCAGCCGTTTCGCAACACGTGGGCAACTCATTGCACCAGCGCACAATGGAACTGGTTGCAGTACGGCACCAACCACTACGAGCCAATCTTCATACTCGCACCTGAGgataaaaaaaaggtaattGACTTCTTAAATGTTGCCGCCACAACTGGACACCAGTGGGTCAACCTTAACAGGACCCTTGAATACCTTTAAGATTTCCAGCTAAATAATGTGATTCTCTTGCTtaagatatttcttataatGACTTACATATGCTCCAAAATGTCAGCAAAGCACAAGACTTCCTCCTCAGTGTCATCGCAGACGTGCGGTGTAGCAGAGTCGCGGTAGTGGTCGTCTAGAGCGGCGAGGGCCACGGCCGCCAGGTTCGGAGCAGCTCTGGGGTAGGGGCACGCCGCTCGGTTCCCGTGCGTCACCTCCACGAAACGACGGACCAGGGAACTGCCTGAGTTGTGCGCGCTCAGAGCACTGGGGAAAGGAAACATTCATAAAtgatccaatatttttttataacaagccAGACAACCCAGACGTTGTAATCTGAGTAACAGTTGCTTGAAAACAAATCGGTATTTATTTTACCctaattgtgtttgttttaattccAATAACTAGGTAGGCTACTATGATTAGATAAGTGAAACGAAAATAGCTTCTTTGAACGTCTAGTTGTGCTATAAATACGATGAGATTATGAATAACTTATGCTCTGTttctatatttaaatcaataacGAATTGTTTTGCTAGCCAAAAGCATTATGTGCTGTGCACATTCATCTTACGGATTTACCCTCActtcataggtacctactattagtTATCTTCTCTACTGGTACCTTCCTAGTTCCAATTCCACTGGGTTTGTTTAGTTCACAACCATAATAATTATGATCCTGAGCCCCGAAGCTATCTATTTATAGATACGTAACATTATCGTTAAATCAATTGACGTCACTTAAGTACTCCAATTGATTGCCTTCGCTAAAAGCAATTAATGTTTTGAATTGAGAGCAAATGAGTTACGAGGCTAATTCAATGGTGCACAGGTCACTAACGTGATGGGAAAATAAAATCTAGGTACTTTTTGTTAGGAAAATTAAGGCTCTGAAGCTGTAGCGATTAAGGACAATGTAACGTTTTTTCAGTGTTTCGTTTCAATTATGTCAAGGTAGTCATGTTTTATTTGCCGTCCTGCATCAGCTCTGGATCATGCATGACCCACttacataattaaatgtaacataatgtattgCATAAACTATTTAATATACAACCAGGTTATACGTACACaatttttctatcaaaataagGGTTcacagtacctaaataaatcaaaagtaGTAGCAACCAAATATTTAGTGAAGATGAACGTAAAGTGAGCTAAAAACTCTTAAATTGTAAATGGTAATCTACCTGATATAATCTCTAACAAGCCGCCTGGCATTAGGGGCTCTCGCAAAGTCGACATTGCGCGTGAGCACACGGCGTACGGGCGGCGCCAGCGCCGGCAGCGGGGCAGCCCGCGGCCGCCGCCGACACAGCCGCGCCAGCAAGGCACACAGCTCGCCCGTAGCACACCGCTCCGCTAACAGGGGCGCCGCAACGCTCGTCACCTTCTCTGCCCACTCCTCCCAGTCGTCACTTTCCTTATTCTAAAAGAATTGACATTTTTAATGGTTAGTACCGATGACTCAATCAGATTTCTTTTTTCTACTTAAACGTTACGTCAGTCGAAATTCGTGCGTCATGAAGAAAGTGGGTCTGCGGTTACTCAGTTTCGAAAACATGCTTTTACAAGCGTACCTTACATAAAACTAGTGCACCTACTTAGATTCCCTATTTGTATATCTACGTATTTACGACGAATACATACGTACTGAACCGAGGAAAAGTCTGAATATGCCTAAGACTAGGTACTTTCAATAGTTTTCAGACGGACACCTACTGAAATACTGAGTCACTCTggagtaaaagttttttaaagcGATTTATTGCTATAAATTGTTTAGAACTGCAGTAAATAAGCGCCTCAGTGACGTTAACTCATAACCTTGCCAAAACCTCTACAAGTACTTATTTCATACATGCTGAAATGTTAATGCGTTGAGAGCTACAACGTACAAACAACATTCAACGTGTTTAATAGACgaataaatgaaaatctgaAACTATTACGTTTTATTGTAGCTGACATAGTTTTCTGTTTTAATGTTTGTTCTGGATAATCGGTTTATGGATCTGCAGCTCGTCAGATAAATTGTGCTCTAATTTTCTTCTATGCCCCAGATAATAGTGCCCGATACTcaatctaagtaggtatactgCATCTCATCATCATAATTGAATCATTTGATTCGAGTTCATTACTCTGGATATTATGAAAATTACTTCCTTCACCAAATAAAACATTGTCGATACCAAACATCGACTTGACGACGATTAGCGACTTACTTCAAATTGAATAGTCTATTCTATACTGACATACAATAATGATAGAATGTATCGTCGCGGGGATATGTAAAACGGGCCCCTGTGGAATACTACAGGTTCACttacataaaagtttattttactttttaatcatTTCTTAAAATTTTGCTTTAATAGCACCACTCAACAAaatcctttaaaaataattgatttaaaaaaatctgctaaGAATGTTCTGagcaaatattattaatgcaTTTAATACGCGTATCAAATGTATAAGCACGAACGTCAATATTTGGCCACGTGTGTCGTACATGATTGCTGATAAGAACAAGAAACAATCCGTTGCCGTCATGAATGGTGAAATTGTTCATACTTTGCTAaggttatattattaaatatttgtggAAATACAGAACAGTTATTGCGGCAACGATTGAATAGCAAACGTGGGTGCAAGTATCTGGTGTTAGATACCGTGCCTACGTCAATCGATTACATGAGGAGATCACGAATCACATTTCATGTAGTAGATTCAAacaatatatgtaagtatataataatgtatgtgCAAACGTATCCGTGTACAACATTCCTAAGTGGAAATGCAGGATTTTCACGtgttttgattttcatttcgcACTTTGAACTGTTTATATTAGGATGAAAAATtgagtatattatttattattatccttACCTCAGAGAGTAAATCGGTGAGGATCTGCAAAGGCGCCCGAGTAACACTTTCATCTTGTAAAGGAGTGGT
The window above is part of the Helicoverpa armigera isolate CAAS_96S chromosome 3, ASM3070526v1, whole genome shotgun sequence genome. Proteins encoded here:
- the LOC110375115 gene encoding Golgi phosphoprotein 3 homolog sauron, with protein sequence MNRAEGLVQRRNVNVNKDNAELKENHDVDDKKNDKSYDDGDSKETRLTLMEEVLLLGLKDKEGYTSFWNDCISSGLRGCILIELGLRGRVELERAGMRRKGLLSRKVIVKSDTPTGDVLLDEALKHMKETEPPETVQSWIEYLSGETWNPMKLKYQLKNVRERLAKNLVEKGVLTTEKQNFLLFDMTTHPLTDNVVKCRLVKKVQEAALRRSITDVAHADKRSLALLMLAHSADVLENAFAPLSDEDYELATRRVRALLDLDFEAEAMRPDACEIMWAVFAAFTK
- the LOC110375113 gene encoding C-Maf-inducing protein, which encodes MNFINCRFFKMPSYNQEINVDLNSNENGALKTDAKDGKIDESRYMSGEQVPNNAPVGLNADQRLAFALRDFLSPSNTALSDGEPSPSALSQTLPFIDEQVDEEEATHSEEEQTQCRDTEDVLNNAACRLRRWRAASRKLRRPRIINNLSSKDDKDGNISKVCNGGHTDLADRLRSLAAAGSMSASAGELLSLAPPPPAATAPPSPGCLLSPSLADQSSAEYFGSSPECCADNAGLDLSNSAGTPAPPPGPRYKLATEGSLRVCCFQHTRTVVDKILAAKFLRRWETHVLCLDEQRIISKTPSGLLEHPLSYSCMQEVYCISRWDPARKYCLRIVMPHGSLLLQANDAYTRDQWFHSIIWRRNMIRYRNFLTKTVRKEVVLKELKNMVDFVMTTPLQDESVTRAPLQILTDLLSENKESDDWEEWAEKVTSVAAPLLAERCATGELCALLARLCRRRPRAAPLPALAPPVRRVLTRNVDFARAPNARRLVRDYISALSAHNSGSSLVRRFVEVTHGNRAACPYPRAAPNLAAVALAALDDHYRDSATPHVCDDTEEEVLCFADILEHMCEYEDWLVVVGAVLQPVPLCAGAMSCPRVAKRLGKLLNALAHDPRCAAHACVAPARAARLCPPSWLRAAAPSDPQLALPNEDLCQIWGDMLGSLLNCCCKRKSFLQSMSKQLPDFVLVALTAHPGAIEALCLFLEWEVTTGEQTQLEIIAALQGTELGQKYYKDLCERQQNLQRLQSEGGPRRLALPVRATDADVAELLAAGALGNLECLSLAFTSVTSACAHHLIKLPSLRYLNLWATKFGDSGVQLIAEHLPKLQVLNLCETPVSDKGIEALSGLSNLRRLNLNSTKLSAEAFEVLRQRLPHLQEYDIRYTEAW